The Terriglobales bacterium region GGCCTTCCAGCCGCACCTCGCCCGCGGAAATTCGCCCCGGCGGCTCGAGCAGGCCGATCACCGCGAGGCCGGTCATCGACTTGCCGGCGCCCGACTCGCCCACCACGCCGAGCACCTCGCCGGGCGCGATGGAGAAGCTGATCGAGTCGACCGCCGTCAGCACTCCCCGGCGCGTGGGGAACTGAACGGTGAGGTTCTCAACCG contains the following coding sequences:
- a CDS encoding ATP-binding cassette domain-containing protein, encoding MTVLSVENLTVQFPTRRGVLTAVDSISFSIAPGEVLGVVGESGAGKSMTGLAVIGLLEPPGRISAGEVRLEG